The following are from one region of the Mesorhizobium sp. B4-1-4 genome:
- a CDS encoding inorganic diphosphatase gives MTNFLKLPTKSRNLFRVVIETPRGAAAKLAYEPKMGVFQYSRPLPVGNTYPYDWGFVPSTLGDDGDPLDGMVIHQAATAPGVVIQCDLLGALRVQQKDPHGTVLRNDRYIFCPRREDALDEPTAADHVPQDLRKEIEQFFLSSVLGTGKIVKLKGWQDAGEAAKSLIKGAKAFQRKQKVLK, from the coding sequence ATGACAAACTTCTTGAAACTACCGACGAAGTCCCGGAACCTGTTTCGCGTCGTGATCGAAACGCCAAGGGGAGCAGCGGCAAAGCTCGCCTACGAGCCGAAGATGGGTGTCTTTCAATATTCAAGGCCGCTGCCGGTCGGCAACACATACCCGTATGATTGGGGTTTCGTACCCTCCACCCTCGGCGATGACGGTGATCCGCTTGACGGCATGGTGATCCACCAGGCGGCGACGGCCCCAGGCGTGGTCATTCAATGCGACCTGCTCGGTGCGCTACGGGTGCAGCAGAAGGATCCGCACGGAACCGTGCTCAGGAACGATCGCTATATTTTCTGCCCGCGCAGGGAGGACGCCCTTGACGAGCCCACCGCCGCCGACCACGTGCCGCAGGATTTGCGCAAGGAGATAGAGCAGTTCTTCTTGTCGTCCGTGCTGGGCACGGGCAAGATAGTCAAGCTGAAGGGCTGGCAGGACGCCGGCGAGGCGGCCAAATCACTCATCAAGGGTGCCAAGGCCTTTCAGCGAAAACAAAAGGTGTTGAAGTGA
- a CDS encoding DUF1236 domain-containing protein, which yields MRMHLAAAAAALLLAGIGAAAAEDVVIQPEQETVIKEYVKKQPLASVKVPGVELNVGTALPDTVELHEVPNVKYRYTVIDNRTVVVDPGTRKIVKVIQ from the coding sequence ATGAGAATGCATCTTGCCGCCGCCGCTGCGGCTCTGTTGCTTGCGGGTATTGGCGCAGCCGCGGCGGAGGACGTCGTTATCCAGCCCGAGCAGGAAACAGTCATCAAGGAATACGTGAAGAAGCAGCCGCTGGCTTCAGTGAAGGTTCCCGGTGTGGAACTCAACGTCGGCACGGCTTTGCCCGATACCGTCGAACTCCACGAAGTTCCCAATGTCAAATATCGCTACACCGTGATCGACAATCGGACGGTTGTCGTGGATCCGGGCACCCGCAAGATCGTCAAGGTCATCCAGTAG
- a CDS encoding phospholipase D-like domain-containing protein, whose protein sequence is MFETLATHWPRILAIISVIMATVGIAHAVMTKEDVRAATGWVGVMLLSPIIGVLIYAVAGINRIRRASISAQRPLAGDASVRDAAVEELIGKQYGQRFTGLKTLGDRVARRALTSGNTITLLRTGDEAYAAMCLAIDRARHSILLETYIFDNDAVGLLFVESLAQAVKRGVTVRVLIDAVGARYSVPSILGHLRRANITADLFNGNIVMGLRLPYANLRTHRKILVIDGAIAFTGGMNIRKGFSAEFAGLASARDTHFQVSGPVVTDLFSVAAEDWRFAGNERLKGDAWRITPFSSTAGQSMMVRAVASGPDASNETNHKLLIGAFSIARKSIRIMSPYFLPDRELISALITAARRGVEIDIVVPAKNNLFLVDRAMTAQFDQMLKNYCRIWRTAGPFDHSKLLSIDGLWAYVGSSNLDARSLRLNFEIDLEVLDAGFAEEIEARIEAAIETATPVTLEALQARPFIIRLFDRILWLGSPYL, encoded by the coding sequence ATGTTCGAGACCCTGGCGACTCACTGGCCCCGAATCCTGGCGATCATCTCGGTGATCATGGCGACCGTCGGCATTGCCCACGCCGTCATGACCAAGGAGGACGTTCGTGCCGCCACCGGCTGGGTCGGCGTCATGCTGCTGTCGCCGATCATCGGTGTGCTGATCTATGCCGTGGCCGGCATAAACCGCATTCGCCGCGCCTCGATCAGCGCGCAGCGGCCACTTGCCGGTGACGCTTCCGTTCGCGACGCCGCCGTCGAGGAGTTGATCGGCAAGCAATATGGCCAGCGCTTCACCGGCCTGAAGACGCTGGGCGACCGGGTGGCACGGCGCGCGCTCACCTCCGGCAACACGATCACCCTGCTTAGAACCGGCGACGAGGCCTATGCGGCGATGTGTCTGGCCATAGACAGGGCCAGGCACAGCATCCTTCTGGAAACCTATATCTTCGACAATGACGCCGTCGGCCTGCTCTTCGTCGAGTCGCTGGCACAAGCCGTGAAGCGCGGCGTCACCGTCCGCGTGCTGATCGATGCCGTCGGCGCCCGTTATTCCGTGCCCAGTATCCTTGGCCATCTGCGCCGCGCCAACATCACCGCCGATCTCTTCAACGGCAACATCGTCATGGGCCTGCGCCTGCCCTACGCCAATCTGAGGACCCACAGGAAGATCCTGGTCATCGACGGCGCGATCGCCTTTACCGGCGGCATGAACATACGCAAGGGATTCTCGGCCGAGTTCGCCGGCCTTGCCAGCGCCAGGGACACGCATTTTCAGGTCAGCGGGCCTGTTGTGACCGACCTGTTCTCGGTCGCTGCCGAGGATTGGCGTTTCGCCGGCAATGAGAGGCTGAAGGGCGATGCCTGGCGGATCACACCATTTTCGTCCACCGCCGGCCAGTCGATGATGGTGCGTGCGGTCGCCTCGGGGCCCGATGCAAGCAACGAAACCAACCACAAATTGCTGATCGGCGCCTTCTCCATCGCCCGCAAGTCGATCCGCATCATGTCGCCCTATTTCCTGCCGGACCGCGAGTTGATCAGTGCGCTGATCACCGCTGCCAGGCGCGGAGTCGAGATCGACATCGTGGTGCCGGCGAAGAACAATCTCTTCCTCGTCGATCGCGCCATGACCGCGCAATTCGACCAGATGCTCAAGAATTATTGCCGGATCTGGCGTACCGCAGGGCCGTTCGATCATTCCAAGCTGCTTTCGATCGACGGGCTGTGGGCCTATGTCGGGTCGTCCAACCTGGACGCCCGCTCGTTGCGGCTGAATTTCGAGATCGATCTCGAGGTTCTCGATGCCGGCTTTGCCGAGGAGATCGAGGCTCGCATTGAAGCAGCGATCGAAACGGCCACACCCGTGACGCTGGAAGCGTTGCAGGCCCGCCCGTTCATCATCCGCCTCTTCGATCGTATATTGTGGCTCGGTTCACCCTATCTTTAA
- a CDS encoding endonuclease/exonuclease/phosphatase family protein encodes MRMNGRSLPASMLLSIRDRRMRKANAASPKKAGATGTLVASYNVHKCIGVDRRFDPDRTSRVIREIDPDVIALQEADNRFGDRDGLLDLPHLERETGLVPVPIAANGKGHGWHGNVLLFKKGVVRDVHQIRLPGLEPRGAVVAEIDLDGNRTLRVIAAHLGLLRRSRSQQAQVVLDIMNSPDETPTLLLGDLNEWRLGNRSALNTLHLTFGPLPPAVPTFPSNLPLLALDRIMGNRHGMISAVEAHDTPLSRVASDHLPLTAFVRL; translated from the coding sequence ATGCGGATGAACGGGCGCAGCCTGCCGGCGAGCATGCTTTTGTCCATCCGTGACCGGCGGATGCGCAAGGCCAATGCCGCGTCGCCCAAAAAGGCCGGCGCCACCGGGACGCTGGTCGCTTCCTACAACGTCCACAAATGCATCGGCGTCGACCGCAGGTTCGATCCCGACCGCACCAGCCGCGTCATTCGCGAAATCGACCCCGACGTCATTGCGCTGCAGGAGGCGGACAACCGTTTCGGCGACCGTGACGGACTCCTCGACCTGCCCCACCTCGAACGGGAAACAGGCCTGGTGCCGGTGCCGATCGCAGCCAATGGCAAAGGCCATGGCTGGCATGGCAACGTCCTGCTTTTCAAGAAGGGCGTCGTTCGCGACGTGCATCAGATCAGGCTTCCGGGCCTGGAGCCGCGCGGCGCGGTGGTGGCCGAGATCGATCTCGACGGAAACCGGACATTGCGCGTCATCGCCGCCCATCTCGGCCTGCTGCGCCGCTCACGTTCGCAGCAGGCCCAGGTCGTGCTGGATATCATGAACAGCCCCGACGAAACGCCGACGCTGCTGCTCGGCGACCTGAACGAATGGCGGCTCGGCAACCGCTCCGCGCTGAACACGCTGCACTTGACCTTTGGACCGCTGCCGCCGGCCGTTCCCACCTTCCCGTCGAACCTGCCGCTCTTGGCACTCGATCGCATCATGGGTAACCGGCACGGCATGATCTCGGCTGTGGAAGCGCATGACACGCCGCTTTCGCGCGTGGCTTCCGATCACCTGCCGTTGACGGCCTTTGTTCGGCTGTAA
- a CDS encoding aldehyde dehydrogenase family protein, with protein MIIAKETAELLAKLGVAKDALAGGDLIVRSPVTGEQIAALTTISPADAAKTIGAAHKAFQSWRLVPGPKRGELVRLLGEELRAHKAELGRLVSIEVGKIPSEGLGEVQEMIDICDFAVGLSRQLYGLTIATERPGHRMMETWHPLGVVGVISAFNFPVAVWSWNAALALVCGDAVVWKPSEKTPLTALACEAIFKRAAKRFGTDAPEGLAPVLIGGRAVGEILVDHPKVPLVSATGSTGMGRDVGPRLAKRFARAVLELGGNNAGIVCPTADLDMALRAIAFGAMGTAGQRCTTLRRLFVHDSVYDALVPRLKKAYQSVSVGNPLETSSLVGPLIDKAAFDAMQKALQEATAHGGKVTGGTRVENGHPDAYYVHPALVEMPKQVSPVTEETFAPILYVMKYSDFDAVLDEHNAVGAGLSSSIFTRDLQESERFLGVDGSDCGIANVNIGTSGAEIGGAFGGEKETGGGRESGSDAWKAYMRRATNTVNYSKALPLAQGVSFDID; from the coding sequence ATGATCATAGCGAAGGAAACGGCCGAACTGCTGGCAAAACTGGGCGTGGCCAAGGACGCGCTTGCGGGCGGCGACCTCATCGTGCGCAGTCCGGTGACTGGTGAGCAGATCGCGGCGCTGACGACGATCTCGCCGGCCGACGCAGCCAAGACCATCGGTGCCGCGCACAAGGCATTCCAGTCCTGGCGGCTGGTGCCAGGCCCGAAGCGCGGCGAACTGGTGCGTCTGCTCGGCGAAGAATTGCGCGCTCACAAAGCCGAGCTTGGCCGGCTGGTATCGATCGAGGTCGGCAAGATCCCCTCCGAAGGGCTGGGCGAAGTGCAGGAGATGATCGACATCTGCGATTTCGCCGTCGGTCTGTCCCGGCAATTGTATGGCCTGACCATCGCCACCGAGCGTCCGGGCCACCGCATGATGGAAACCTGGCATCCGCTCGGCGTGGTCGGCGTCATCTCGGCCTTCAACTTCCCGGTCGCGGTGTGGTCGTGGAACGCCGCCCTTGCCCTGGTCTGCGGCGACGCGGTGGTGTGGAAGCCGTCGGAAAAGACGCCGCTGACAGCACTTGCCTGCGAGGCGATCTTCAAGCGTGCCGCCAAGCGGTTCGGCACCGACGCGCCGGAAGGGCTGGCGCCGGTGCTGATCGGCGGCCGCGCAGTTGGCGAAATCCTGGTCGACCATCCCAAGGTGCCGCTGGTTTCGGCCACCGGCTCGACCGGTATGGGCAGGGATGTCGGGCCGCGCCTGGCCAAGCGCTTCGCGCGCGCCGTGCTGGAACTCGGCGGCAACAATGCCGGCATCGTCTGCCCGACCGCCGACCTCGACATGGCGCTGCGCGCCATTGCGTTTGGCGCCATGGGCACGGCCGGGCAGCGCTGCACGACGCTGCGGCGCCTGTTCGTGCATGACAGCGTCTACGATGCCCTGGTTCCGCGCTTGAAGAAGGCCTATCAGAGCGTTTCGGTCGGTAATCCGCTGGAGACCTCGTCGCTGGTCGGTCCGCTGATCGACAAGGCCGCCTTCGACGCCATGCAGAAGGCGCTGCAGGAAGCCACCGCCCATGGCGGCAAGGTGACCGGCGGCACGCGGGTCGAGAACGGCCACCCGGATGCCTATTATGTGCATCCGGCGCTGGTCGAGATGCCGAAGCAGGTTTCGCCGGTGACCGAAGAGACCTTCGCGCCGATCCTCTATGTGATGAAATACTCGGATTTCGACGCTGTGCTCGACGAACACAATGCGGTCGGCGCCGGCCTGTCGTCGTCGATCTTCACCCGCGACCTGCAGGAATCCGAGCGTTTCCTCGGCGTCGACGGATCGGACTGCGGCATCGCCAATGTCAACATCGGCACTTCGGGAGCCGAGATCGGCGGTGCTTTCGGCGGCGAAAAGGAAACCGGCGGCGGCCGCGAGAGCGGCTCCGATGCATGGAAGGCCTATATGCGGCGCGCCACCAACACGGTGAACTATTCCAAGGCCCTGCCGCTTGCCCAGGGTGTCTCGTTCGACATCGATTGA
- a CDS encoding RNA polymerase sigma factor — protein sequence MTELAWISSAISAARPQAMGALLRYFRDLDTAEEAFQDACLRALKNWPQNGPPRDPAAWLIFVGRNSGIDAVRKRAKQAPMPEEDQISDLEDAESDIAERLDGAHYRDDILRLLFICCHPDLPATQQIAVALRIVSGLTVRQIARAFLVGESAMEQRITRAKARIADAGVPFETPGAVERSERLAAVAAMVYLIFNEGYSTNSGEAPARAPLCEEAIRLARLLLRLFQTEPEIMGLTALLLLQHARAPARFDAEGEIVLLEDQDRSLWRRKMVDEGLALIDKALRHRKPGPYQVQAAIAALHARADKAEDTDWVEIDLLYGLLEQMQPSPVITLNRAVAVSKVRGPEAALAMIEPLESRLSGYFHFFGLKGGLLMQLDRGEEARIAFDRAIALANTAAEAAHIRMHIDRLMKDGAVRTLAKKAN from the coding sequence ATGACCGAACTCGCCTGGATCAGCTCCGCCATCAGCGCCGCCCGCCCGCAGGCGATGGGCGCGCTGCTGCGCTATTTCCGCGATCTCGACACGGCGGAGGAAGCTTTCCAGGATGCGTGTCTCAGGGCGCTGAAGAACTGGCCTCAGAACGGGCCGCCACGCGATCCGGCGGCCTGGCTGATCTTCGTCGGCCGCAACAGCGGCATCGATGCGGTGCGCAAGCGCGCCAAGCAGGCGCCGATGCCGGAAGAAGATCAGATCTCCGATCTGGAAGATGCTGAAAGCGATATCGCCGAGCGGCTGGACGGCGCCCATTACCGCGACGACATCTTGCGGCTGCTGTTCATCTGCTGTCATCCTGATTTGCCTGCGACGCAGCAGATCGCAGTTGCGCTGCGCATTGTCTCCGGCCTCACCGTCAGGCAGATCGCCCGCGCCTTCCTGGTTGGCGAAAGCGCCATGGAGCAGCGCATCACACGCGCCAAGGCGCGCATCGCGGATGCCGGCGTGCCGTTCGAGACGCCAGGCGCGGTCGAGCGCTCGGAACGGCTCGCCGCTGTGGCGGCCATGGTCTACCTGATCTTCAACGAGGGATACTCGACCAACAGCGGCGAGGCACCCGCCCGTGCGCCGCTGTGCGAGGAGGCGATCCGGCTGGCCCGGCTGCTGCTCAGGCTGTTCCAGACCGAGCCGGAAATCATGGGGCTGACGGCGCTGCTTTTGCTGCAGCACGCGCGCGCACCGGCCCGTTTCGACGCAGAGGGCGAGATCGTGCTGCTCGAGGATCAGGACCGTAGCCTTTGGAGGCGCAAGATGGTCGACGAGGGACTGGCTCTGATCGATAAGGCGTTGCGCCATCGCAAGCCCGGCCCCTACCAGGTGCAGGCGGCCATCGCCGCCCTGCATGCCCGGGCTGACAAGGCCGAGGACACAGACTGGGTGGAGATCGACCTGCTTTATGGCCTGCTCGAGCAGATGCAGCCGTCGCCGGTGATCACGCTCAACCGCGCGGTGGCGGTCTCCAAGGTGCGCGGGCCTGAAGCGGCGCTTGCCATGATCGAACCGCTGGAGTCGAGGCTTTCCGGCTATTTCCACTTCTTTGGCCTCAAGGGTGGGCTGTTGATGCAACTCGACCGGGGTGAGGAGGCGCGTATCGCCTTTGACCGCGCCATCGCGCTTGCCAACACGGCGGCGGAAGCGGCCCATATCCGCATGCATATCGACCGGCTGATGAAGGATGGCGCCGTGCGGACGCTGGCGAAAAAGGCCAACTGA
- a CDS encoding YciI family protein, with product MLYAILCYASEDVVSSWSKAQDDEVMANLLNVQEKYAQAGRLGPVARLLPTTAATTLRKVKGEPVVIDGPFAETKEQFLGFYTLECADLDEAVEFARELSEVNPSGGSYEIRPVSIFNPARIPA from the coding sequence ATGCTCTACGCCATCCTCTGCTATGCCTCCGAAGACGTCGTCAGCTCCTGGAGCAAGGCGCAGGACGATGAAGTCATGGCCAATCTCCTCAACGTTCAGGAGAAATACGCCCAGGCTGGGCGGCTTGGCCCGGTGGCGCGTCTCTTGCCCACGACAGCGGCGACGACGCTGAGGAAAGTCAAGGGCGAGCCGGTCGTCATCGACGGGCCGTTCGCCGAGACCAAGGAACAATTCCTCGGCTTCTACACGCTCGAATGCGCAGACCTCGATGAGGCAGTCGAGTTCGCCCGCGAGCTTTCCGAGGTCAACCCGAGCGGCGGCTCTTACGAGATCCGGCCGGTCTCCATCTTCAATCCTGCCAGGATTCCCGCATGA
- a CDS encoding DNA topoisomerase IB — MLQRSVSSPSRPADGEAVPRKSGQSSADHTALTYVSDAEPGIRRLRAGKRFSYKGPDGRPVSDSTRARIEAIAIPPAWTDVWISPDADGHIQATGRDQRGRKQYRYHPQWAQERDSAKYSSLVAFAESLPDLRRTIDSDLRRHGLPFERVVAAVVWLLDNTMIRVGNTAYARDNKSFGLTTLRDRHVDIRGSSLRFAFKGKSGKEWSLKLVDRRIAGIVRGAQDLPGQKLFQYLDEQDNRRPVRSEDVNRYIRDAAGDAFSSKHFRTWGGTIHAASLFAQTELPESQAQQKRVMNSVIDEVAKRLGNTRAVCRKCYIHPQVFEAWSQGRLLAEMTEANKRKRSIDGLDDEEALVLRWLKIHEG, encoded by the coding sequence ATGCTGCAAAGATCCGTATCGTCGCCCAGCCGGCCAGCTGACGGTGAGGCTGTCCCAAGGAAGAGTGGGCAAAGCTCGGCCGACCACACCGCGCTGACCTATGTCAGCGATGCCGAGCCCGGTATCCGCCGGCTGAGGGCAGGCAAGCGATTTTCCTACAAGGGACCGGACGGGCGACCGGTCTCGGATAGCACCAGGGCGCGTATCGAGGCGATCGCCATTCCGCCAGCCTGGACGGATGTCTGGATTTCGCCCGACGCCGATGGCCACATCCAGGCGACCGGTAGGGACCAGCGGGGACGCAAGCAATACCGCTACCATCCGCAATGGGCGCAAGAACGCGACAGCGCCAAATATTCGAGCCTCGTTGCCTTCGCCGAAAGCCTGCCGGACCTGCGGCGCACGATAGACAGCGACCTGCGCCGACACGGCCTGCCGTTCGAGCGTGTCGTCGCCGCGGTCGTCTGGCTGCTCGACAACACAATGATCCGTGTCGGCAATACCGCCTATGCACGCGACAACAAGAGCTTCGGCCTGACGACATTGCGCGACCGCCATGTCGACATCAGGGGATCGAGCTTGCGGTTCGCCTTCAAGGGCAAGTCCGGCAAGGAGTGGAGCCTAAAGCTGGTCGATCGGCGCATCGCCGGGATTGTGCGGGGCGCGCAGGACCTGCCGGGTCAGAAACTGTTCCAGTATCTCGACGAGCAGGACAACAGGCGCCCGGTCCGCTCCGAGGACGTCAACCGCTATATCAGGGACGCCGCCGGCGATGCGTTCAGCTCGAAGCATTTCCGCACCTGGGGCGGTACCATCCATGCCGCGTCGCTGTTTGCGCAAACGGAGCTGCCCGAAAGCCAGGCTCAGCAGAAGCGGGTGATGAACAGCGTCATCGACGAGGTGGCCAAGCGGCTGGGCAACACACGCGCCGTCTGCCGCAAATGCTATATCCACCCGCAGGTTTTCGAAGCCTGGTCGCAGGGGCGGCTGCTTGCCGAAATGACGGAGGCCAACAAGCGCAAGCGATCAATAGACGGTCTCGACGACGAGGAGGCGCTCGTGTTGAGATGGTTGAAAATCCACGAAGGTTGA
- a CDS encoding glycosyltransferase family A protein, whose amino-acid sequence MRAVSIVIPAHNAAATIATTLASLSSEAEVIGQILLVDDASTDDTADVARQAAAQLSLPLRVLPAVCRDAGAARNVALAQALHPWVYLIDADDLHLQGGLRALLRQADNQPKADMVVGAYRRRVNGQDRQIKVPNGYQAACLTNASAYVKGDIRGGQRAGIPAPDRGDAVPGRAGL is encoded by the coding sequence TTGAGAGCAGTCAGCATCGTCATCCCTGCCCACAATGCGGCCGCAACTATCGCGACAACGCTGGCGTCGCTCAGCAGTGAGGCCGAAGTCATCGGCCAGATCCTGCTGGTCGACGATGCCTCGACGGACGACACGGCTGATGTGGCACGGCAGGCGGCGGCACAACTGTCTCTGCCGTTACGTGTGCTGCCGGCCGTTTGCCGCGACGCCGGCGCTGCGCGCAATGTCGCCCTGGCTCAGGCGCTCCATCCCTGGGTGTACCTGATCGACGCCGACGATCTGCATCTTCAGGGCGGATTGCGCGCGCTGCTGCGGCAGGCGGACAATCAGCCGAAAGCCGACATGGTGGTTGGCGCCTACCGGCGACGCGTGAACGGCCAGGATCGGCAGATCAAGGTGCCGAACGGCTACCAGGCCGCGTGCCTGACTAACGCTTCGGCCTATGTGAAGGGCGATATACGCGGTGGGCAGCGTGCTGGCATCCCGGCGCCTGATCGGGGAGACGCGGTTCCCGGTCGGGCTGGCCTATGA
- a CDS encoding transglutaminase family protein: MLYDIRLHLHYDYAAAAGGGRHQIRVLPSTISGVQRVIAASLSFAPAPNERSDFSDFFGNNVTSIAFRDAHDALDIRMSARVSVSRPEPGLDVSPDIGRLRQELAAVRSLAPDAPHHFLSASSHAGIDAAITSYAHDSVGNSAAGTATNLCNRIHRDFTYDGEATTVRTRASDAFRLKRGVCQDFSHIMIAGLRGLGIPAGYVSGFLRTIPPKGKPRLEGADAMHAWVKVWCGRDAGWQEFDPTNGMRASNDHITVGCGRDYSDVAPIVGVLKTTGGQVGEQAVDVIPVALEKA, from the coding sequence ATGCTTTACGACATCAGGCTTCATCTCCACTACGACTATGCAGCCGCGGCCGGCGGCGGCCGCCACCAGATCCGCGTCCTGCCGTCGACGATTTCCGGTGTGCAGCGCGTCATCGCGGCATCCCTGTCCTTTGCGCCGGCGCCCAACGAGCGTTCCGATTTTTCGGACTTTTTCGGCAACAACGTCACCTCGATCGCATTTCGCGATGCGCATGACGCGCTCGACATCAGGATGAGCGCGCGTGTGTCGGTGTCGCGGCCCGAGCCGGGGCTCGACGTGTCGCCGGATATCGGGCGGCTGAGGCAGGAACTGGCGGCGGTGCGGTCGCTGGCGCCGGATGCACCGCATCACTTTCTGTCCGCCAGCAGCCATGCCGGCATCGACGCGGCGATCACTTCATATGCGCACGATAGCGTCGGCAACTCGGCCGCCGGCACGGCCACGAACCTGTGCAACCGCATTCACCGCGATTTCACCTATGATGGCGAGGCGACCACGGTGCGGACCCGGGCCAGCGATGCTTTCAGGCTGAAGCGCGGTGTCTGCCAAGATTTTTCGCACATCATGATCGCCGGTTTGCGTGGACTGGGCATACCGGCCGGCTATGTCAGCGGCTTCCTGCGCACCATCCCGCCGAAGGGAAAGCCCCGGCTGGAAGGCGCCGACGCCATGCATGCCTGGGTCAAGGTCTGGTGCGGCCGCGATGCCGGCTGGCAGGAGTTCGACCCGACCAACGGCATGCGGGCCAGCAACGACCACATCACCGTCGGCTGCGGCCGCGACTATTCCGACGTCGCACCGATCGTCGGCGTGCTGAAGACCACCGGCGGGCAGGTCGGCGAGCAGGCCGTCGACGTCATCCCGGTCGCGCTCGAAAAGGCGTGA